Proteins encoded in a region of the Populus nigra chromosome 3, ddPopNigr1.1, whole genome shotgun sequence genome:
- the LOC133689804 gene encoding trimethyltridecatetraene synthase-like yields MDAFSLVVLVLAWVFALLYLPKFFKSWRNPLKLPPGPKPWPIIGNFDLLGPLPHQSLHQLSLKYGKTMQLQFGSYPVFVTSSLDIAKQILKTYDHMFASRPQTAAGKYTTYEYSDLAWAPYGPYWRQGRKIYLTELFSAKRLESYEYMRIEEMREFTRRLYRDCGKTIELKDYLSHYTLSIISRIVLGKKYFSASESDKEIVTLEEFQEMLDELFLLNGVLNIGDWIPWLDFLDLQGYVRRMKELKVRFDRFHDHVIDEHNAKRKATKNWQPKDMVDLLLQLADDPELEVKLTRDNIKGLTQDLIAGGTDTAATMGDWSMSELLKKPQLFKRVTDELDRVVGRDRWVEEKDIPQLPYIEAIMKEAMRMHPSAVMLAPHLALQDSKVGGYDIPKGTRIFINTWSMGRDPDLWEDPEDFRPERFFGKGIDIKGHNFELLPFGSGRRMCPGYPLGTKMILVSLANMLHGFTWELPPGMKPEDVKRDEVFGLATQRKYPTVAVAKPRLPLHLYN; encoded by the exons ATGGATGCTTTCTCGTTGGTTGTTTTGGTATTAGCATGGGTTTTTGCTCTTCTTTACCTCCCAAAGTTTTTCAAATCCTGGCGTAACCCATTGAAACTTCCACCAGGTCCTAAACCATGGCCAATTATCGGCAATTTCGACCTTCTTGGTCCTCTCCCTCACCAGTCTCTTCATCAATTGTCTCTCAAGTATGGTAAAACGATGCAGCTCCAATTTGGGTCCTACCCAGTTTTTGTTACCTCATCACTAGACATAGCAAAACAGATCTTGAAGACTTATGATCACATGTTTGCTAGCAGACCTCAAACTGCTGCTGGCAAGTACACAACTTATGAGTATTCCGATCTAGCTTGGGCACCCTATGGACCTTACTGGCGCCAAGGTCGTAAGATTTACCTCACTGAGCTGTTTAGTGCGAAAAGACTGGAGTCTTATGAGTATATGCGTATAGAGGAGATGAGGGAATTTACAAGACGTCTATATCGCGACTGTGGTAAGACTATTGAGCTTAAAGATTATCTCTCTCATTACACTCTTAGCATTATTAGCAGGATAGTGTTGGGAAAGAAGTACTTTAGCGCATCGGAATCCGATAAAGAAATAGTTACACTTGAGGAATTTCAAGAAATGCTCGATGAGTTGTTCTTGCTTAATGGTGTGTTGAACATTGGGGACTGGATCCCGTGGCTAGATTTCTTGGACTTGCAGGGGTATGTCAGGAGAATGAAGGAGCTCAAGGTAAGATTTGATAGGTTCCATGACCATGTCATTGATGAACACAACGCAAAGAGAAAAGCAACCAAAAATTGGCAGCCCAAAGACATGGTGGATCTGCTCTTGCAGCTTGCTGATGACCCTGAGCTTGAAGTTAAGCTAACTAGAGACAACATAAAGGGGCTGACAcag GACCTGATTGCTGGAGGAACAGATACCGCTGCTACAATGGGGGATTGGTCAATGTCAGAACTCTTGAAAAAGCCCCAGTTATTCAAAAGAGTAACGGACGAACTGGATAGAGTTGTTGGGAGAGATAGATGGGTGGAGGAGAAGGACATCCCACAACTTCCTTACATAGAAGCAATAATGAAAGAGGCAATGAGGATGCATCCATCTGCTGTTATGCTTGCACCCCATTTGGCCCTTCAAGATAGCAAAGTTGGTGGCTATGACATCCCTAAAGGAACTAGAATCTTCATTAACACATGGAGCATGGGTAGAGACCCTGATCTGTGGGAAGATCCTGAAGATTTCAGGCCAGAAAGGTTCTTCGGTAAAGGAATTGATATTAAAGGACATAACTTTGAGTTGTTGCCGTTTGGTTCTGGGAGAAGAATGTGCCCTGGCTATCCCCTTGGGACGAAGATGATTCTTGTTAGCTTGGCCAACATGCTGCATGGATTCACCTGGGAATTGCCTCCGGGAATGAAACCAGAAGATGTGAAAAGAGATGAGGTTTTTGGATTGGCAACACAAAGAAAGTACCCAACTGTTGCAGTGGCAAAGCCTCGACTCCCCCTTCATCTTTATAATTAG